A window of the Pseudomonas gozinkensis genome harbors these coding sequences:
- a CDS encoding amidohydrolase family protein encodes MRRIGLKAGCVVGFDGTQHVLWRDGEVVFAGSRIEFVGRGYQGPVDQWIDYGNALIGPGFIDLDALGDLDSTVLTLDNGDERAMGRMWSAEYLEAGPRESFSPEEEVFKYRYAFTQLIRNGITTAMPITSMYYREWAETYDEFSAVADVAGELGLRTYLGPCYMSGMSYWRADGNLGHHWDEAHGLAGLDAAERFFKDFDGAHAGLIRGALLPDRIQTCTPKLLQRTSALSRELNAPMRLHCCQALGEVAMVEQLRGTSPLGWLQQLGLLTPRSLLPHGIYTSGDDDLQRVIDGGASLVHCPLVFARDGEALNSFGRYRAKGINFALGTDTWPADLLENMRHGLNIARLMEGGPTLTSSLDLYNAATLGGAKALGRDDLGRLAPGAKADITVFNLRGLHLGPLFDPLKNLLLAGRGDDCIASYIDGRCVMHDGQVNGVDYPSLQRQAQRQYEKLMRSHSDRAFGRPDWKTLFQPAIPFADDYSAEAPLSAIDPLS; translated from the coding sequence GTGAGACGGATCGGCCTGAAGGCCGGTTGCGTGGTCGGTTTCGACGGCACGCAGCATGTGCTGTGGCGTGACGGTGAAGTGGTGTTTGCCGGCTCGCGGATCGAGTTTGTCGGGCGCGGTTATCAAGGGCCGGTGGATCAGTGGATCGATTACGGCAATGCGCTGATCGGCCCCGGTTTCATCGACCTGGATGCCCTCGGCGATCTCGATTCCACCGTACTGACTCTGGACAACGGCGATGAACGCGCCATGGGCCGCATGTGGTCGGCGGAGTATCTGGAGGCCGGCCCGCGTGAGTCGTTCAGCCCTGAAGAAGAAGTCTTCAAATACCGCTACGCCTTCACCCAGTTGATCCGCAACGGCATCACCACAGCGATGCCGATCACCTCGATGTATTACCGCGAATGGGCGGAAACCTACGACGAGTTCTCGGCGGTCGCCGACGTGGCGGGTGAACTGGGTCTGCGCACCTATCTCGGCCCCTGCTACATGAGCGGCATGAGTTACTGGCGCGCCGACGGCAACCTCGGCCATCACTGGGATGAGGCTCATGGTCTGGCCGGGCTGGACGCGGCCGAACGGTTTTTCAAGGATTTCGATGGTGCGCACGCCGGGTTGATTCGCGGTGCGTTGCTGCCGGATCGCATCCAGACCTGCACCCCGAAGCTGCTGCAACGCACCTCAGCATTGAGCCGCGAGCTGAATGCGCCGATGCGTCTGCACTGCTGTCAGGCGTTGGGTGAAGTGGCGATGGTCGAACAGTTGCGCGGCACCTCGCCGCTGGGCTGGTTGCAGCAACTCGGCCTGCTCACCCCACGCAGCCTGTTGCCCCACGGTATCTACACCTCTGGCGATGACGATCTGCAACGGGTCATCGACGGCGGCGCGAGTCTGGTGCACTGCCCGCTGGTGTTCGCCCGTGACGGCGAGGCACTGAATTCGTTTGGCCGTTATCGCGCCAAAGGCATCAACTTCGCCCTTGGCACCGACACCTGGCCGGCAGATCTTCTGGAAAACATGCGCCACGGTCTGAACATCGCCCGCTTGATGGAGGGCGGGCCCACGCTGACCAGCAGCCTCGATCTGTACAACGCCGCCACCCTCGGCGGTGCCAAGGCGTTGGGCCGTGACGACCTCGGTCGCCTGGCCCCCGGCGCCAAGGCCGATATCACCGTGTTCAACCTGCGCGGCCTGCACCTGGGCCCGCTGTTCGATCCACTGAAAAACCTGCTGCTGGCCGGACGCGGCGACGACTGCATCGCCAGTTACATCGACGGTCGTTGCGTGATGCACGACGGTCAGGTCAACGGCGTCGACTACCCCTCCCTGCAACGTCAGGCCCAACGCCAATACGAAAAACTGATGCGCAGCCATAGCGACCGGGCCTTTGGTCGGCCTGACTGGAAGACCCTGTTCCAGCCAGCCATTCCCTTTGCCGACGACTACAGCGCCGAGGCGCCACTAAGCGCCATCGATCCACTTTCCTAG
- a CDS encoding flavin reductase family protein translates to MHSFDFSQLSPREKYKILIGSVVPRPIALVTTIDAEGRVNAAPFSFFNALSADPPILALGVENYGDQSPKDTTRNIQMNQEFTVNIVSDALVEAMNVCAVPFAPGFDELTAAGLTAIPGTSVKCPRIGEAPVALECRRMMALNIGQSREIIFGEVLMAHVRDELIDPKTLYIDQLGLDAIGRMGGHGYARTRDYFDLPTRSLQAWTEAPGGGERLWPQR, encoded by the coding sequence ATGCACAGCTTCGATTTCAGCCAACTGAGCCCACGGGAAAAGTACAAGATTCTGATCGGCAGCGTGGTGCCACGCCCGATTGCACTGGTCACCACCATCGACGCTGAGGGCCGGGTCAACGCCGCGCCGTTCAGCTTCTTCAATGCGCTGTCGGCGGACCCGCCCATTCTCGCGCTCGGCGTGGAGAACTACGGCGACCAGAGCCCGAAGGACACCACGCGCAATATCCAGATGAATCAGGAATTCACCGTCAACATCGTCAGCGACGCCTTGGTGGAAGCCATGAACGTTTGCGCCGTGCCGTTTGCACCGGGCTTTGACGAACTGACCGCTGCCGGCCTGACAGCCATCCCCGGCACCTCGGTCAAATGCCCGCGAATCGGCGAAGCACCGGTGGCACTGGAGTGTCGGCGGATGATGGCGCTGAACATCGGCCAGTCCCGGGAGATCATTTTTGGCGAGGTGTTGATGGCGCATGTGCGCGACGAGTTGATCGACCCGAAAACCCTGTACATCGATCAATTGGGGCTGGATGCGATCGGGCGCATGGGCGGCCATGGTTATGCGCGGACCCGGGATTACTTCGATCTGCCGACCCGCTCGTTGCAGGCGTGGACGGAAGCACCGGGGGGTGGCGAGCGGTTGTGGCCACAGCGCTGA
- a CDS encoding error-prone DNA polymerase produces the protein MSEGYAELHCLSNFSFQRGASSALELFQRAKKHGYQALAITDECTLAGIVRAWQAARSVELPLIIGSEIRIENGPKLVLLVENIEGYQALCGLITQARRRTQKGQYQILREDFSEPLPGLLVLWVPEAVDDVEGGRWLKQTFGERLWLAVQLHRGQNDQQRLAALLRLADELQIPAVASGDVHMHARGRRALQDTMTAIRHHVPVAEAGLRLHPNGERHLRSLDVLRELYPQTLLDESVTLARRCTFDLGELRYQYPKELVPEEHSASSWLRHLTEHGIAWRWPKGAQPKVLKQIDDELELIAELGYESYFLTVHDVVRFAREQKILCQGRGSAANSAVCFALGITEIDPDRTTLLFERFMSRERNEPPDIDVDFEHERREEVLQYVFRRYGRRRAALTAVVSTYHAAGAIRDVAKALGLPPDQINALADCCGHWSDDTPPVERLREDGFDPDSPLLHRVLSLTGQLIGFPRHLSQHPGGFVISEQPLDTLVPVENAAMADRTIIQWDKDDLDAVGLLKVDILALGMLSAIRRCFDLLRRHRHQDLSLATIPPEDRPTYDMISRADTIGVFQIESRAQMSMLPRLRPQTFYDLVIEVAIVRPGPIQGGMVHPYLRRRNKEEEETYPSPELEVVLKRTLGVPLFQEQVMQIAIVAADYSPGEADQLRRSMAAWKRHGGLEPHKERLAAGMKKNGYSPEFAAQIFEQIKGFGSYGFPESHAASFALLTYASCWLKCHEPAAFACALINSWPMGFYSPDQILQDARRHHLQIRPVDVRASDWDCSLEPITGEQPAIRMGLRMIKGFREEDARCIESARARGAFADVADLGERAGLDSRAQALLADSGALRGLAGHRHRARWEVAGVQKQLGLFAGLPSQEEPDVLLPTPSVSEDLFTDYATLGTTLGPHPLTLLRDELRARRCRSSRELLDVEHGRPVSVAGLVTGRQRPGTASGVTFVTLEDEFGNVNVVVWRDLAERQRQVLVGSQLLKVDGRWEREGEVRHLIAGRLSDLTPLLNGIRVQSRDFH, from the coding sequence ATGAGCGAGGGTTATGCCGAGCTGCACTGCCTGTCGAACTTCAGTTTCCAGCGCGGTGCGTCAAGTGCGCTGGAGCTGTTCCAGCGCGCGAAAAAGCACGGCTATCAGGCGCTGGCGATCACCGATGAATGCACCTTGGCCGGGATCGTCCGTGCCTGGCAGGCAGCGAGGTCCGTGGAGCTGCCGCTGATCATCGGCAGCGAGATCCGCATCGAGAACGGCCCGAAACTGGTGTTGCTGGTCGAGAACATCGAGGGTTATCAGGCGTTGTGCGGCTTGATCACCCAGGCTCGACGGCGCACGCAGAAAGGTCAGTATCAAATACTGCGCGAAGATTTCAGCGAGCCGCTGCCGGGGTTGCTGGTGCTGTGGGTGCCGGAGGCGGTCGATGACGTGGAAGGGGGCCGCTGGCTGAAACAGACCTTCGGCGAACGGCTGTGGCTGGCGGTGCAGCTGCATCGCGGGCAGAACGATCAGCAGCGGCTGGCCGCACTGCTGCGTCTGGCGGATGAGCTGCAGATTCCTGCGGTGGCCAGCGGTGATGTGCACATGCACGCCCGTGGCCGGCGGGCCTTGCAGGACACCATGACCGCGATCCGTCATCACGTCCCGGTGGCCGAAGCCGGGTTGCGCTTGCACCCCAACGGCGAGCGGCATTTGCGCAGCCTCGATGTGTTGCGCGAGTTGTATCCGCAGACCTTGCTGGACGAGTCCGTGACGTTGGCCCGCCGCTGCACCTTCGATCTGGGCGAGTTGCGTTATCAATACCCCAAAGAGCTGGTGCCCGAGGAACACAGCGCCAGTTCCTGGCTGCGCCACCTGACCGAACACGGCATCGCCTGGCGCTGGCCGAAAGGCGCACAACCCAAGGTGCTCAAGCAGATCGACGATGAGCTGGAGCTGATCGCCGAACTCGGCTACGAAAGCTACTTCCTCACCGTGCACGACGTAGTGCGCTTCGCCCGTGAGCAGAAAATTCTCTGCCAGGGCCGTGGCTCGGCAGCCAATTCGGCGGTGTGTTTTGCCCTGGGCATCACCGAAATCGACCCGGACCGCACCACGCTGCTGTTCGAGCGTTTCATGTCGAGGGAGCGCAACGAGCCGCCGGACATCGACGTGGATTTCGAACACGAACGCCGGGAAGAAGTCCTGCAATACGTGTTTCGTCGTTATGGCCGCCGTCGTGCGGCGCTGACGGCGGTGGTCAGCACCTACCACGCGGCCGGCGCTATCCGCGATGTGGCCAAGGCGCTGGGCTTGCCGCCAGACCAGATCAATGCGCTGGCCGACTGCTGCGGTCACTGGAGCGATGACACGCCGCCCGTGGAGCGCCTGCGTGAAGACGGTTTCGACCCGGACAGCCCGCTGCTGCACCGGGTGCTGAGCCTGACCGGGCAACTGATCGGCTTCCCCCGGCACCTGTCGCAGCACCCCGGCGGTTTCGTGATATCCGAGCAACCGCTGGACACGCTGGTGCCGGTGGAGAACGCCGCCATGGCCGACCGCACGATCATCCAGTGGGACAAGGACGACCTCGACGCCGTTGGATTGCTCAAGGTGGATATTCTCGCTCTCGGCATGCTCAGCGCGATCCGCCGCTGTTTCGACCTGCTGCGCCGTCATCGCCATCAGGACCTGAGTCTGGCCACGATCCCGCCTGAAGATCGCCCGACCTACGACATGATCAGCCGCGCCGACACCATCGGCGTATTCCAGATCGAGTCCCGGGCGCAGATGTCGATGCTGCCGCGCCTGCGCCCGCAAACCTTCTACGATCTGGTGATCGAAGTGGCCATCGTCCGGCCGGGGCCGATCCAGGGCGGGATGGTCCATCCGTACCTGCGCCGCCGGAACAAGGAAGAAGAGGAAACCTATCCGTCCCCGGAGCTGGAAGTGGTGCTCAAGCGCACCCTCGGCGTGCCGCTGTTTCAGGAGCAGGTGATGCAGATCGCCATTGTCGCCGCCGATTACAGCCCCGGCGAGGCCGATCAGTTGCGTCGCTCCATGGCCGCGTGGAAACGCCACGGCGGACTGGAGCCACACAAGGAGCGGCTGGCCGCCGGCATGAAGAAAAACGGCTACAGCCCGGAGTTCGCCGCGCAGATTTTCGAACAGATCAAGGGCTTCGGCAGTTACGGTTTCCCCGAGTCCCACGCCGCCAGTTTTGCCTTGCTGACCTATGCCAGTTGCTGGCTCAAGTGCCACGAACCGGCAGCGTTCGCCTGTGCGCTGATCAACAGCTGGCCGATGGGTTTCTACAGCCCGGATCAGATTCTTCAGGATGCACGCCGGCACCATTTGCAGATCCGCCCGGTGGACGTGCGCGCCAGTGACTGGGATTGCAGCCTGGAGCCAATCACCGGCGAGCAACCGGCAATCCGCATGGGCCTGCGGATGATCAAGGGCTTTCGCGAGGAAGATGCCCGGTGCATTGAAAGCGCTAGGGCGAGGGGGGCGTTTGCCGATGTCGCCGATCTGGGCGAACGCGCCGGGCTCGACAGTCGCGCCCAGGCATTGCTGGCGGATTCGGGGGCGCTGCGCGGCCTGGCCGGTCATCGCCATCGGGCGCGCTGGGAAGTGGCCGGGGTGCAGAAACAGCTCGGGTTGTTTGCCGGATTGCCGAGTCAGGAAGAGCCCGATGTGCTGCTGCCGACGCCGAGCGTCAGTGAAGACCTGTTCACCGACTACGCCACCCTCGGCACCACGCTGGGGCCGCATCCGCTGACGTTGTTGCGCGACGAGTTGCGGGCGCGGCGCTGTCGCAGTTCCCGGGAGTTGCTGGACGTCGAGCATGGCCGGCCGGTCAGCGTGGCGGGGCTGGTGACCGGGCGCCAGCGGCCGGGCACCGCCAGTGGCGTGACCTTCGTGACCCTGGAGGACGAGTTCGGCAACGTCAACGTGGTGGTCTGGCGCGATCTGGCCGAGCGTCAGCGTCAGGTGCTGGTGGGTTCGCAACTGCTCAAGGTCGATGGCCGCTGGGAGCGTGAAGGCGAAGTGCGGCATCTGATCGCCGGACGTCTGAGCGATCTGACTCCGCTGCTCAACGGTATCCGCGTACAGAGCCGCGACTTCCACTGA
- a CDS encoding Y-family DNA polymerase: MRWVCILFPQLALDAVLRQRPDPAQPLALLSGPAQRRVLQAVNPAARALGLRPGQSMTAAQAMSKGFATVDYDSAEVEHWQQFLAAWAYRFSAQVSVHYPRTLVFEIESSLGLFGSWAQFEARLRTELTELGFRHRIVAAPNPVAARVLANAYDGLVVPDGEALRHHLGQLPVDRIGLEPSVATALSRMGLRNLHQVQSLPRQALARRFEAPMLKHLDTLFGARPLALAFYLPPDRFDVRIELNFDVQSHQALLFPLRRLTSDLAAFLCGRDSGVQRFDLHLEHAGLPDTLIKVGLLSAERDPAMLFELARGRLEQVQVEAPVRGFRLRAEDLPSFVPQFQELFDDRPQQTLPWEQLRERLRARLGDDAVQGLRFQADHRPECAWQNADDKQRCPALPGVQRPGWLLGEPQSVPEGSARILMGPERIESGWWDGDDVRRDYYLIQNRAGQQGWAYRAVGEGGPLWLQGWFA; this comes from the coding sequence ATGCGCTGGGTTTGCATTCTGTTCCCGCAATTGGCCCTCGACGCCGTGCTGCGTCAGCGCCCCGATCCCGCGCAACCGCTGGCGCTGCTCAGCGGCCCGGCCCAGCGCCGGGTGCTGCAAGCGGTCAACCCGGCGGCGCGGGCATTGGGTTTGCGGCCGGGGCAGTCGATGACCGCCGCGCAGGCCATGAGCAAAGGGTTTGCCACCGTCGATTACGATTCGGCCGAGGTCGAGCACTGGCAGCAGTTTCTCGCGGCCTGGGCCTATCGCTTCAGCGCCCAGGTCAGCGTGCATTACCCGCGCACTTTAGTGTTCGAGATCGAATCGAGCCTCGGGCTGTTTGGTTCCTGGGCGCAGTTCGAGGCGCGGTTGCGCACGGAGCTGACCGAGCTGGGCTTTCGTCACCGCATCGTCGCCGCACCCAACCCGGTGGCGGCGCGGGTGTTGGCCAACGCCTATGACGGTTTGGTGGTCCCCGACGGTGAGGCCCTGCGCCATCACCTCGGGCAATTACCGGTCGACCGCATCGGCCTTGAACCAAGCGTGGCCACAGCGCTGTCGCGCATGGGGCTGCGCAACCTCCATCAGGTGCAGAGCCTGCCGCGTCAGGCTCTGGCCCGGCGTTTCGAAGCGCCGATGCTCAAGCATCTGGACACGCTGTTCGGCGCCCGGCCGCTGGCGCTGGCGTTCTACCTGCCGCCGGATCGTTTCGACGTGCGGATCGAACTCAATTTCGACGTGCAGTCCCATCAGGCGCTGCTGTTCCCCTTGCGCCGCCTGACGTCCGATCTGGCGGCGTTTTTGTGCGGGCGCGACAGCGGCGTGCAGCGCTTCGATCTGCATCTGGAACATGCGGGGCTGCCGGACACGCTGATCAAGGTCGGCCTGCTCAGTGCCGAGCGCGATCCGGCGATGCTCTTTGAACTGGCCCGTGGCCGGCTGGAGCAGGTGCAGGTCGAAGCCCCTGTGCGCGGTTTTCGTCTGCGCGCCGAGGACTTGCCGAGTTTCGTGCCGCAGTTTCAGGAACTGTTCGACGACCGCCCGCAGCAGACCTTGCCCTGGGAGCAATTGCGCGAACGCCTGCGCGCACGGCTGGGCGATGATGCGGTGCAGGGCCTGCGCTTTCAGGCCGATCATCGCCCGGAGTGCGCATGGCAGAACGCCGACGACAAACAGCGCTGCCCTGCGTTGCCGGGCGTGCAGCGTCCGGGCTGGTTGTTGGGCGAGCCGCAGTCCGTGCCCGAGGGTTCGGCGCGCATCCTCATGGGGCCGGAACGCATCGAGTCCGGCTGGTGGGACGGCGACGATGTGCGCCGCGACTATTACCTGATCCAGAACCGCGCCGGCCAGCAAGGCTGGGCGTACCGGGCAGTGGGTGAGGGCGGTCCGTTGTGGCTGCAAGGCTGGTTTGCATGA
- the imuA gene encoding translesion DNA synthesis-associated protein ImuA produces MGAVVALDTLFNGGQVWKGRPAPPAASPQPTGHAALDAALPSGGWPEAALSEILLAGPGVGELQLVWPTLARLSAAGERIVLVAPPFVPYPQAWANAGVDLRQLSVIQASEREALWAAEQCLRSGSCGAVLCWPHKADDRALRRLQVAAETGQTLAFAWRPLSEAVNPSPAALRIAIDARPAQLRVLKCRGGLARSAPIDFAVGH; encoded by the coding sequence ATGGGTGCCGTCGTCGCGCTGGATACGCTGTTCAATGGCGGCCAGGTCTGGAAGGGCCGGCCTGCGCCACCGGCCGCCAGCCCGCAACCCACCGGGCACGCGGCGCTGGATGCCGCTTTGCCCAGTGGCGGCTGGCCGGAAGCGGCGTTGAGCGAAATCCTGCTGGCCGGGCCCGGTGTCGGCGAACTGCAACTGGTATGGCCGACGTTGGCGCGGCTGTCGGCGGCGGGCGAGCGCATCGTGCTGGTGGCGCCGCCGTTCGTGCCGTACCCGCAGGCCTGGGCCAATGCCGGGGTCGATCTGCGCCAGTTGTCGGTGATCCAGGCCAGCGAGCGCGAGGCCTTGTGGGCGGCGGAACAATGCCTGCGCTCGGGCAGTTGCGGCGCGGTGCTGTGCTGGCCGCACAAGGCCGATGACCGTGCCTTGCGCCGTTTGCAGGTGGCGGCGGAAACCGGCCAGACTCTGGCGTTCGCGTGGCGACCCTTGAGCGAAGCGGTCAACCCGTCGCCGGCCGCACTGCGGATTGCCATCGATGCACGACCCGCGCAATTGCGCGTGCTCAAGTGCCGGGGCGGACTGGCGCGCAGCGCACCGATTGACTTCGCTGTGGGGCATTGA
- the lexA gene encoding transcriptional repressor LexA → MYSMTTLTPRRTAILTFIRERIAEHGQPPSLAEISEAFGFASRSVARKHVLALTEAGFIEVNPHQARGIRLLGQPARPELLEVPVLGRVAAGAPIGADADIHNRLMLDPALFSRTPDYMLRVQGDSMIEDGILDGDLVGVRRNPEALNGQIVVARLDGEVTIKRFERVGEEVRLLPRNPAYQPIVVRADQDLAIEGVFCGLVRQG, encoded by the coding sequence ATGTACTCCATGACGACTCTGACTCCCCGCCGTACCGCCATCCTGACCTTCATCCGCGAACGCATCGCCGAACATGGTCAGCCCCCAAGCCTCGCTGAAATCAGCGAGGCTTTTGGTTTTGCCTCCCGCAGCGTGGCGCGCAAGCATGTGCTGGCGCTGACCGAAGCCGGGTTTATCGAGGTCAATCCGCATCAGGCCCGGGGCATTCGTTTGCTCGGGCAACCGGCGCGGCCGGAACTGCTCGAAGTCCCGGTGCTTGGCCGGGTGGCCGCCGGTGCGCCCATCGGCGCCGATGCCGACATCCACAATCGGCTGATGCTCGACCCCGCGCTGTTCTCCCGTACGCCCGACTACATGTTGCGGGTGCAGGGCGATTCGATGATCGAAGACGGGATTCTCGACGGCGATCTGGTCGGCGTACGCCGCAACCCCGAGGCGCTCAACGGCCAGATCGTGGTGGCGCGGCTCGACGGTGAGGTCACCATCAAACGCTTCGAGCGGGTCGGCGAAGAGGTTCGCCTGTTGCCGCGCAACCCGGCGTACCAGCCGATTGTCGTGCGGGCCGATCAGGACCTGGCCATCGAAGGGGTGTTCTGCGGTCTGGTGAGGCAAGGCTGA
- a CDS encoding phosphoethanolamine transferase, translating to MALGKGLRLPVITPTRLVLLFSLALVALYNLATWKALGTLITLQGAHKVAFFASFGLFLWAAITLLLTLISFRWTLKPALTLVALLSACAAYFMNEYGITIDTVMIQNVFETNPGEATALFSGKLLAYVLLLGVLPAVLIWRWPVVYRPFFRGLLNKVLVIVACVLVIGASVGAFYSTYAPIFREEDKLTHFINPTNYIYAISKYTKQRLGIKKHFVVQTIGEDAVMTAKAASREKKSLMVFVVGETARADHFSLNGYERETNPELSKLDILNFTQVHSCGTSTAVSVPCMFSMFPREDYSDKKGKTYEGLLDILQRAGVQVLWLDNNSDCKGTCLRVPNRDIAKDQPGPFCDGNNCLDEALLADLQGYIDSLKGNAIIVLHADGSHGPEYYERYPKDMERFKPICHTNQLGSCSRDELVNVYDNTILYTDHFLAKVIELLKRNQDHLDTSMLYVSDHGESLGENGLYLHAAPYALAPEAQTHVPMVMWFGNNTLAQLGIDRGCLQGKSSQPDLSHDNLFHSVLGLFEVRTSLYQPGLDIFHGCRPPMTAAQ from the coding sequence ATGGCTTTGGGCAAAGGACTGCGCTTGCCAGTCATCACTCCAACCCGCCTGGTGCTGCTGTTTTCCCTGGCACTTGTGGCGCTGTACAACCTGGCGACCTGGAAAGCGCTGGGGACACTGATCACCCTGCAAGGCGCGCACAAAGTGGCGTTTTTCGCCTCTTTCGGGCTGTTTCTGTGGGCGGCGATCACCCTGCTGCTGACGTTGATCTCGTTTCGCTGGACGCTGAAACCGGCGCTGACGCTGGTGGCCCTGCTCTCGGCCTGCGCGGCGTATTTCATGAACGAGTACGGGATCACCATCGACACGGTAATGATCCAGAACGTGTTCGAAACCAATCCGGGAGAAGCCACCGCGCTGTTCAGCGGCAAATTGCTGGCTTATGTGCTGTTGCTCGGTGTGTTGCCGGCCGTGCTGATCTGGCGCTGGCCGGTGGTTTATCGGCCGTTCTTTCGGGGCTTGCTGAACAAGGTGCTGGTGATCGTGGCCTGTGTGCTGGTGATCGGCGCTTCGGTGGGCGCGTTCTATTCGACCTACGCGCCGATCTTTCGCGAGGAAGACAAGCTCACCCACTTCATCAACCCGACCAACTACATCTACGCGATCAGCAAATACACCAAGCAGCGGCTGGGAATCAAAAAGCATTTCGTGGTGCAGACCATCGGCGAAGATGCCGTCATGACCGCCAAGGCTGCCAGCCGCGAAAAGAAATCGCTGATGGTGTTCGTGGTCGGCGAAACCGCCCGGGCCGACCATTTCTCGCTCAACGGTTATGAGCGCGAGACCAATCCCGAGCTGAGCAAACTCGACATCCTCAACTTCACCCAGGTGCATTCCTGCGGTACTTCGACGGCGGTGTCGGTGCCGTGCATGTTCTCGATGTTCCCGCGCGAGGACTACAGCGACAAGAAAGGCAAAACCTACGAAGGCCTGCTGGACATCCTGCAACGGGCCGGCGTGCAAGTGCTGTGGCTGGACAACAACAGCGACTGCAAAGGCACCTGCCTGCGCGTGCCGAACCGCGACATCGCGAAGGACCAGCCGGGGCCGTTCTGCGACGGCAACAACTGCCTCGACGAAGCGCTGCTGGCCGACCTGCAAGGCTACATCGACAGCCTCAAGGGCAACGCGATCATCGTCCTGCACGCCGATGGCAGCCACGGCCCGGAATACTACGAACGCTACCCCAAGGACATGGAGCGCTTCAAACCGATCTGCCACACCAACCAGCTGGGCAGTTGCAGCCGTGACGAACTGGTCAACGTCTACGACAACACGATCCTCTACACCGACCATTTCCTGGCCAAGGTGATCGAGCTGCTCAAGCGCAATCAGGACCACCTCGATACGTCGATGCTGTACGTGTCCGACCATGGCGAATCACTGGGCGAGAACGGCCTCTATCTGCACGCCGCGCCCTATGCACTGGCGCCGGAAGCCCAGACCCATGTGCCGATGGTGATGTGGTTCGGCAACAACACGTTGGCGCAACTCGGCATCGACCGTGGCTGCCTGCAAGGCAAAAGCAGCCAGCCGGATCTGAGCCACGACAACCTGTTCCATTCGGTGCTCGGGTTGTTCGAGGTCAGGACGTCGCTGTATCAGCCGGGGCTGGATATTTTCCATGGCTGCCGGCCGCCGATGACTGCCGCGCAATAA
- a CDS encoding HEAT repeat domain-containing protein has protein sequence MTSFFAVTDNDDILALQPRLTADDAGVRRIALIDLADLEEPDGLLWLVERLAEDPAEEVRAEAARLLEAWEDEPVVEALCQALTDPSPAVQAAAAQSLSLLKTEAAGRVIMPWTSHAETGVRIAAFRALRELRFPGAALAAIQALNDADASVRREAVGVLGWLKQLDALPALARLASDDPDTEVRRAATGALGLASDAEVLPALRQALQDQAWQVREEAATTLGKVGHTDAGPALIEALADDYWQVRLRATRSLGRLRYVPALDALIDTLGHRISNLRKEAALALGELNDRGAVAALQAAQDDGDPEVRKAVRIALSQLQ, from the coding sequence GTGACCTCATTTTTTGCTGTGACCGATAACGACGACATTCTCGCCCTGCAACCACGCCTGACCGCCGATGACGCCGGTGTACGGCGGATTGCCCTGATCGATCTGGCCGACCTCGAAGAGCCGGACGGTCTGCTCTGGCTGGTCGAGCGCCTGGCTGAAGACCCCGCCGAAGAAGTGCGTGCCGAAGCGGCGCGCCTGTTGGAAGCCTGGGAAGACGAGCCGGTGGTTGAAGCGCTGTGCCAGGCGCTGACGGATCCGTCGCCGGCGGTGCAAGCCGCAGCGGCGCAGAGCCTGAGCCTGCTCAAGACCGAAGCGGCGGGCAGGGTGATCATGCCGTGGACCAGCCATGCCGAAACCGGCGTGCGGATTGCCGCGTTCCGGGCCTTGCGTGAATTGCGTTTCCCCGGCGCTGCGCTGGCCGCGATTCAGGCGCTGAACGATGCCGATGCCAGCGTGCGCCGCGAAGCTGTGGGCGTGCTTGGCTGGCTCAAGCAACTCGACGCGTTGCCAGCCCTGGCCCGCCTGGCGAGTGATGACCCGGACACCGAAGTTCGCCGCGCCGCTACCGGCGCCCTGGGTTTGGCAAGTGACGCTGAAGTGCTGCCCGCCTTGCGTCAGGCTTTGCAGGACCAGGCCTGGCAAGTGCGCGAAGAAGCCGCAACCACCCTTGGCAAGGTCGGCCACACCGACGCGGGCCCGGCCCTGATCGAAGCCTTGGCCGACGATTACTGGCAGGTTCGCCTGCGCGCCACGCGCAGCCTCGGCCGTTTGCGTTACGTGCCGGCCCTCGACGCCCTGATCGATACCCTCGGCCATCGCATCAGCAACCTGCGCAAGGAAGCCGCGCTGGCCCTCGGCGAATTGAATGATCGTGGGGCGGTGGCGGCATTGCAGGCCGCGCAGGACGACGGCGACCCGGAAGTGCGCAAGGCCGTGCGGATTGCCTTGAGTCAGCTGCAATGA